A genome region from Clostridium pasteurianum includes the following:
- a CDS encoding YjfB family protein yields MDIAVMATVSSNVRVCEQANIDVLKMAMNSSKQDGQDIAEMIQSMNPNLGNNIDTRV; encoded by the coding sequence ATGGATATAGCTGTTATGGCAACTGTTAGTAGTAATGTTAGAGTATGTGAACAGGCAAATATTGATGTACTTAAAATGGCAATGAATTCATCTAAACAAGATGGTCAAGACATTGCGGAAATGATACAATCAATGAATCCTAATTTGGGGAATAATATTGATACTAGAGTATAA
- a CDS encoding cupin domain-containing protein, whose protein sequence is MKDFPEFMKKDINKVPSKQQNTPDIDGYYFEGKDGSQMAFWTCYSDRISKEHKHEFDEYMICVCGQYTVTINGKAFVLNPGDELFIPKGTVQGGSCTAGTRTIHAFGGKRIEDNDK, encoded by the coding sequence ATCAAAGATTTTCCTGAGTTTATGAAAAAAGATATCAACAAAGTTCCATCAAAGCAACAAAATACGCCAGATATTGATGGATATTATTTTGAAGGAAAAGATGGCAGCCAGATGGCTTTTTGGACATGTTATTCCGATAGAATATCTAAAGAACATAAACATGAATTTGATGAATATATGATATGCGTTTGTGGGCAATATACAGTTACTATAAATGGCAAGGCATTTGTTCTAAATCCAGGTGATGAACTTTTTATTCCTAAAGGAACAGTACAAGGAGGAAGTTGCACGGCGGGGACAAGAACAATTCATGCTTTTGGTGGAAAAAGAATTGAGGATAATGATAAGTAA
- a CDS encoding methyl-accepting chemotaxis protein yields MRLFNNLKIGMRLLIGFALIVFIMFTIGIFGLINMDKINNLDTQLYKNMTVPLGQLTRLNSSYGDIRAHLRDVILSDNQSDMDKYINEVNSSSSDFDRQLDEFSKTLLTDSGKQATGNLKESKERYMEVANEIIEKAQKGDNKGAVSLVHGKLSTAQNDIQNNLKTVISLKENLAESFSVNNYKTANTGGKIIIIFIIIGVSVAIALGTIISLSIIRPIKELMISTSKVAEGDLNVNIDTMGKDEIGILAKASKKMNDNLNEVVTNIQIAANQVATGAKQVSDSSMALSEGSTEQASSVEELTASVEEISSQIKLNADNASKANELTEHVKDNAVKGNSHMDKMLKSMDDINVASGNISKVIKAIDDIAFQTNILALNAAVEAARAGRYGKGFAVVAEEVRNLAAKSRDAAKETTSLIEDSIKKVDIGTKIANETAEALGEIVEGVTKVADFVEGIAIASKEQATGAEQISSGIMEVSQVIQENCATSEESAAASEELSSQADIMLEQVKKFKTRKVNYSYDKEENVNPEVFNMLKDMKSKKKYHEIDLNG; encoded by the coding sequence GTGAGATTATTTAATAACTTAAAAATAGGTATGAGGTTACTTATAGGATTCGCATTAATTGTATTTATAATGTTTACAATTGGAATATTTGGATTAATAAATATGGATAAAATCAATAATTTAGATACACAATTATATAAAAATATGACAGTGCCACTTGGTCAGTTGACTAGACTTAATTCATCCTATGGAGATATAAGAGCACATTTGAGGGATGTCATTTTATCAGATAATCAATCGGACATGGATAAATACATAAATGAGGTGAATTCATCTAGTTCTGATTTCGATCGACAATTAGATGAATTTTCAAAAACACTTTTAACTGATTCAGGAAAACAGGCAACTGGAAATCTTAAAGAGTCTAAAGAAAGATACATGGAAGTAGCTAATGAAATTATTGAAAAAGCCCAAAAAGGTGATAACAAAGGTGCAGTAAGTCTAGTACATGGAAAGCTTAGCACAGCACAAAATGATATACAAAATAATTTGAAAACAGTTATAAGTTTAAAGGAAAATCTTGCAGAAAGTTTTTCAGTAAATAATTATAAAACAGCAAATACAGGTGGAAAAATAATTATAATTTTTATAATTATAGGGGTATCTGTTGCCATAGCGCTAGGAACAATTATTTCACTATCCATAATAAGACCAATTAAGGAGCTTATGATTTCTACAAGTAAAGTTGCAGAGGGAGACTTAAATGTAAATATAGATACTATGGGAAAAGATGAAATAGGAATACTTGCAAAGGCATCTAAGAAGATGAATGATAATTTAAATGAAGTTGTAACAAATATTCAAATTGCAGCAAATCAGGTGGCTACTGGTGCTAAACAAGTATCAGATTCAAGTATGGCTCTTTCAGAAGGATCTACGGAACAAGCAAGTTCTGTGGAGGAATTGACAGCTTCTGTGGAAGAAATTTCTTCACAAATAAAGCTTAATGCGGATAATGCAAGTAAAGCAAATGAATTGACTGAACATGTAAAAGATAATGCAGTTAAGGGAAATTCTCATATGGATAAAATGCTTAAAAGTATGGATGATATAAATGTAGCTTCAGGTAATATATCTAAAGTTATAAAAGCTATAGATGATATTGCTTTTCAGACAAATATTCTAGCTCTAAATGCTGCAGTTGAAGCTGCAAGGGCTGGTAGGTACGGAAAAGGTTTTGCAGTAGTTGCAGAGGAAGTAAGAAATTTAGCTGCAAAGTCACGTGATGCTGCAAAAGAAACTACTTCACTAATAGAAGATTCTATTAAAAAGGTGGATATAGGTACTAAAATTGCAAATGAAACGGCTGAAGCTCTTGGTGAAATTGTAGAAGGAGTTACAAAGGTAGCAGATTTTGTGGAAGGCATAGCTATAGCTTCTAAAGAGCAAGCAACTGGTGCAGAGCAGATTAGCAGCGGAATAATGGAGGTATCTCAGGTTATTCAAGAAAATTGTGCTACATCTGAAGAAAGTGCGGCAGCAAGTGAAGAACTTTCAAGCCAGGCAGATATTATGCTTGAACAAGTTAAGAAATTTAAAACAAGAAAAGTAAATTATAGTTACGATAAAGAGGAAAATGTAAATCCAGAAGTATTTAATATGTTAAAAGATATGAAGTCAAAAAAGAAATATCATGAAATTGATCTAAATGGCTAA